In one window of Temnothorax longispinosus isolate EJ_2023e chromosome 11, Tlon_JGU_v1, whole genome shotgun sequence DNA:
- the LOC139821954 gene encoding uncharacterized protein isoform X5, giving the protein MQDSNKENENDDVFDLSVQTCGLCETICDADYINQHECLQGYPNYYTDPNTYYFYPMCEDGSILRRSAIDDQEVTVQESLENITNKRKNTRKKLSITEKQELLIELEEQLILEVQAREALWNPQLDLSLRSRKATAQLWKEISEALNGKLSDKEAKTKFKSLHDTYRRIVSNESLASGSERLAKMSKWQHYDNLSFLRDSCLQKHSTDVEQNRQKKTRKQSNNKKDNSALERIADAFCKRNTEAPIVLPDPPENDEVDAIVAVVETRLRKLPRNILDDTAQKLFQLTYELIKNIS; this is encoded by the exons atgcAAGATtcgaataaagaaaatgaaaatgatgac GTATTTGACCTATCAGTACAGACATGTGGACTCTGCGAAACCATATGTGATGCAGATTACATCAACCAACATGAGTGTCTTCAAGGATATCCTAATTATTATACTGACCcaaatacttattatttttatccgatGTGCG aAGATGGAAGTATTTTAAGAAGAAGTGCAATTGATGATCAAGAAGTAACGGTACAAGAAAGTTTAGAaaacataacaaataaaagaaaaaatacaaggaaaaaattaagtattacaGAAAAGCAGGAGTTGCTTATAGAATTAGaagaacaattaattttagaagtACAGGCACGCGAAGCATTATGGAATCCACAATTGGATTTGTCACTCCGTAGCAGAAAAGCAACGGCACAATTATGGAAAGAAATTTCTGAAGCATTAAATG GAAAACTGTCGGACAAAGAAGCAAAGACAAAGTTTAAATCCCTGCATGATACATACAGAAGAATTGTTAGCAATGAATCGTTGGCTAGTGGTTCAGAAAGACTTGCTAAAATGAGCAAATGGCAACACTACGATAATTTATCGTTTTTGCGTGACTCATGCCTACAAAAACA TTCTACAGATGTGGAACAAAATAGACAAAAAA aaacaagAAAAcaaagcaataataaaaaagataattcagCTCTGGAGAGAATTGCTGATGCTTTCTGTAAAAGAAATACGGAGGCACCCATTGTTTTACCTGATCCTCCAGAAAACGATGAAGTGGACGCAATTGTAGCTGTAGTGGAAACAAGACTGAGAAAACTTCCACGAAACATATTGGATGATACAGCGCAGAAACTTTTTCAACTAACGTATGagctcataaaaaatatttcttga
- the LOC139821953 gene encoding uncharacterized protein isoform X2: MVSISYQYLLGCTTISNIISETCEAIWNMLCPVVLPSSLTKEDWLRIAADFENQCNFPHCIGAIDGKHIVIQCPANAGSTYYNYKHSHSVVLMAICDANYLFTFVDIGAYGRRSDGGIFRECQFGKKFEQKKLNVPNAETIFENGPILPYCLVGDEAFPLKEYLLRPYPGRGGLNKEKNIFNYRLSRARRTIENTFGILASQWRILRKPIISTVETSEKIVQAIVCLHNWLRKQDINTNEYISASIIDHVDHNDFCTAYREIRRTGSYMSTKSSIEIREKFCTYFNNEGSVPWQNDYI, from the exons ATGGTATCAATATCATACCAGTACTTATTAGGATGTAcaacaataagtaatattatatccGAAACATGTGAAGCAATTTGGAACATGTTGTGTCCAGTTGTCCTTCCATCATCTTTAACAAAGGAAGATTGGCTGCGTATTGCAGCAGATTTTGAAAATCAATGCAATTTTCCTCATTGCATTGGTGCCATCGATGGAAAACACATTGTTATTCaa TGTCCTGCTAATGCTGGCTCTacatattataactataaacACAGCCATAGTGTTGTTTTAATGGCAATATGTGATGCCAATTACTTATTCACATTTGTCGATATTGGAGCCTATGGAAGACGCAGCGATGGTGGTATTTTTAGAGAATGTCAGTTTGGCAAaaaatttgaacaaaaaaagCTAAATGTACCAAATGCAGAGactatttttgaaaatggtCCCATACTACCATATTGCCTCGTTGGAGATGAAGCATTCCCTTTGAAGGAATATTTGTTGCGACCATATCCAGGAAGGGGcggattaaataaagaaaaaaatatatttaactatcGATTGAGCCGTGCCAGACGCACTATTGAAAATACATTTGGTATTCTTGCCTCTCAGTGGCGAATATTAAGAAAACCAATAATCAGTACAGTAGAAACTTCAGAAAAAATTGTGCAAGCCATTGTGTGCTTGCATAATTGGTTAAGAAAGCAAGACATAAACActaatgaatatatatctgCAAGTATAATTGATCATGTAGATCATAATGATTTTTGTACTGCCTATCGTGAAATTCGTCGTACAGGATCATATATGAGTACTAAATCAAGTATAGAAATAAGGGAAAAGTTTTGTACATACTTTAATAATGAAGGATCTGTACCTTGGCAAAAtgattatatctaa
- the LOC139821954 gene encoding uncharacterized protein isoform X4 encodes MQDSNKENENDDVFDLSVQTCGLCETICDADYINQHECLQGYPNYYTDPNTYYFYPMCEDGSILRRSAIDDQEVTVQESLENITNKRKNTRKKLSITEKQELLIELEEQLILEVQAREALWNPQLDLSLRSRKATAQLWKEISEALNGKLSDKEAKTKFKSLHDTYRRIVSNESLASGSERLAKMSKWQHYDNLSFLRDSCLQKHVDSNDEDSILSSTDVEQNRQKKTRKQSNNKKDNSALERIADAFCKRNTEAPIVLPDPPENDEVDAIVAVVETRLRKLPRNILDDTAQKLFQLTYELIKNIS; translated from the exons atgcAAGATtcgaataaagaaaatgaaaatgatgac GTATTTGACCTATCAGTACAGACATGTGGACTCTGCGAAACCATATGTGATGCAGATTACATCAACCAACATGAGTGTCTTCAAGGATATCCTAATTATTATACTGACCcaaatacttattatttttatccgatGTGCG aAGATGGAAGTATTTTAAGAAGAAGTGCAATTGATGATCAAGAAGTAACGGTACAAGAAAGTTTAGAaaacataacaaataaaagaaaaaatacaaggaaaaaattaagtattacaGAAAAGCAGGAGTTGCTTATAGAATTAGaagaacaattaattttagaagtACAGGCACGCGAAGCATTATGGAATCCACAATTGGATTTGTCACTCCGTAGCAGAAAAGCAACGGCACAATTATGGAAAGAAATTTCTGAAGCATTAAATG GAAAACTGTCGGACAAAGAAGCAAAGACAAAGTTTAAATCCCTGCATGATACATACAGAAGAATTGTTAGCAATGAATCGTTGGCTAGTGGTTCAGAAAGACTTGCTAAAATGAGCAAATGGCAACACTACGATAATTTATCGTTTTTGCGTGACTCATGCCTACAAAAACA CGTAGATAGTAATGATGAAGACTCAATTCTCAGTTCTACAGATGTGGAACAAAATAGACAAAAAA aaacaagAAAAcaaagcaataataaaaaagataattcagCTCTGGAGAGAATTGCTGATGCTTTCTGTAAAAGAAATACGGAGGCACCCATTGTTTTACCTGATCCTCCAGAAAACGATGAAGTGGACGCAATTGTAGCTGTAGTGGAAACAAGACTGAGAAAACTTCCACGAAACATATTGGATGATACAGCGCAGAAACTTTTTCAACTAACGTATGagctcataaaaaatatttcttga
- the LOC139821954 gene encoding uncharacterized protein isoform X2, with amino-acid sequence MQDSNKENENDDVFDLSVQTCGLCETICDADYINQHECLQGYPNYYTDPNTYYFYPMCEDGSILRRSAIDDQEVTVQESLENITNKRKNTRKKLSITEKQELLIELEEQLILEVQAREALWNPQLDLSLRSRKATAQLWKEISEALNGKLSDKEAKTKFKSLHDTYRRIVSNESLASGSERLAKMSKWQHYDNLSFLRDSCLQKHCYNRTKSNVSCSVDSNDEDSILSSTDVEQNRQKKTRKQSNNKKDNSALERIADAFCKRNTEAPIVLPDPPENDEVDAIVAVVETRLRKLPRNILDDTAQKLFQLTYELIKNIS; translated from the exons atgcAAGATtcgaataaagaaaatgaaaatgatgac GTATTTGACCTATCAGTACAGACATGTGGACTCTGCGAAACCATATGTGATGCAGATTACATCAACCAACATGAGTGTCTTCAAGGATATCCTAATTATTATACTGACCcaaatacttattatttttatccgatGTGCG aAGATGGAAGTATTTTAAGAAGAAGTGCAATTGATGATCAAGAAGTAACGGTACAAGAAAGTTTAGAaaacataacaaataaaagaaaaaatacaaggaaaaaattaagtattacaGAAAAGCAGGAGTTGCTTATAGAATTAGaagaacaattaattttagaagtACAGGCACGCGAAGCATTATGGAATCCACAATTGGATTTGTCACTCCGTAGCAGAAAAGCAACGGCACAATTATGGAAAGAAATTTCTGAAGCATTAAATG GAAAACTGTCGGACAAAGAAGCAAAGACAAAGTTTAAATCCCTGCATGATACATACAGAAGAATTGTTAGCAATGAATCGTTGGCTAGTGGTTCAGAAAGACTTGCTAAAATGAGCAAATGGCAACACTACGATAATTTATCGTTTTTGCGTGACTCATGCCTACAAAAACA CTGTTATAATAGAACAAAATCAAATGTATCATGCAGCGTAGATAGTAATGATGAAGACTCAATTCTCAGTTCTACAGATGTGGAACAAAATAGACAAAAAA aaacaagAAAAcaaagcaataataaaaaagataattcagCTCTGGAGAGAATTGCTGATGCTTTCTGTAAAAGAAATACGGAGGCACCCATTGTTTTACCTGATCCTCCAGAAAACGATGAAGTGGACGCAATTGTAGCTGTAGTGGAAACAAGACTGAGAAAACTTCCACGAAACATATTGGATGATACAGCGCAGAAACTTTTTCAACTAACGTATGagctcataaaaaatatttcttga
- the LOC139821953 gene encoding uncharacterized protein isoform X1, whose protein sequence is MAASKRKKYYNWISNCNQIIRRKRQIQFENDIVFVILLSTYQKQKRHYSKKKFWVAPLFQNHNKYGFYKAILPNVRLESARFLNYFRMSSTQLENLLQIVGPKLQKQTHIREPVSAEERLCLTLRYLACGDSMVSISYQYLLGCTTISNIISETCEAIWNMLCPVVLPSSLTKEDWLRIAADFENQCNFPHCIGAIDGKHIVIQCPANAGSTYYNYKHSHSVVLMAICDANYLFTFVDIGAYGRRSDGGIFRECQFGKKFEQKKLNVPNAETIFENGPILPYCLVGDEAFPLKEYLLRPYPGRGGLNKEKNIFNYRLSRARRTIENTFGILASQWRILRKPIISTVETSEKIVQAIVCLHNWLRKQDINTNEYISASIIDHVDHNDFCTAYREIRRTGSYMSTKSSIEIREKFCTYFNNEGSVPWQNDYI, encoded by the exons ATGGCAGCttccaaaagaaaaaaatattataattggaTATCTAATTGTAATCAAATAATTCGACGAAAACGTCAAATACAATTTGAAAATGATATCGTTTTTGTTATATTGCTATCGACATATCAGAAACAAAAAAGAcattattcgaaaaaaaaattttgggtCGCACCACTTTTTcaaaatcataataaatatgGATTTTACAAAGCTATTTTACCGAATGTGAGATTAGAAAGTGCAAgatttctgaattattttcgtATGTCATCAACGCAACTGGaaaatttactacaaattGTTGGACCAAAACTTCAAAAGCAGACACATATTAGAGAGCCTGTCAGTGCTGAAGAACGTTTGTGTTTGACTCTAAG atatttggCTTGTGGCGACTCAATGGTATCAATATCATACCAGTACTTATTAGGATGTAcaacaataagtaatattatatccGAAACATGTGAAGCAATTTGGAACATGTTGTGTCCAGTTGTCCTTCCATCATCTTTAACAAAGGAAGATTGGCTGCGTATTGCAGCAGATTTTGAAAATCAATGCAATTTTCCTCATTGCATTGGTGCCATCGATGGAAAACACATTGTTATTCaa TGTCCTGCTAATGCTGGCTCTacatattataactataaacACAGCCATAGTGTTGTTTTAATGGCAATATGTGATGCCAATTACTTATTCACATTTGTCGATATTGGAGCCTATGGAAGACGCAGCGATGGTGGTATTTTTAGAGAATGTCAGTTTGGCAAaaaatttgaacaaaaaaagCTAAATGTACCAAATGCAGAGactatttttgaaaatggtCCCATACTACCATATTGCCTCGTTGGAGATGAAGCATTCCCTTTGAAGGAATATTTGTTGCGACCATATCCAGGAAGGGGcggattaaataaagaaaaaaatatatttaactatcGATTGAGCCGTGCCAGACGCACTATTGAAAATACATTTGGTATTCTTGCCTCTCAGTGGCGAATATTAAGAAAACCAATAATCAGTACAGTAGAAACTTCAGAAAAAATTGTGCAAGCCATTGTGTGCTTGCATAATTGGTTAAGAAAGCAAGACATAAACActaatgaatatatatctgCAAGTATAATTGATCATGTAGATCATAATGATTTTTGTACTGCCTATCGTGAAATTCGTCGTACAGGATCATATATGAGTACTAAATCAAGTATAGAAATAAGGGAAAAGTTTTGTACATACTTTAATAATGAAGGATCTGTACCTTGGCAAAAtgattatatctaa
- the LOC139821954 gene encoding uncharacterized protein isoform X1: protein MQDSNKENENDDVFDLSVQTCGLCETICDADYINQHECLQGYPNYYTDPNTYYFYPMCEDGSILRRSAIDDQEVTVQESLENITNKRKNTRKKLSITEKQELLIELEEQLILEVQAREALWNPQLDLSLRSRKATAQLWKEISEALNGKLSDKEAKTKFKSLHDTYRRIVSNESLASGSERLAKMSKWQHYDNLSFLRDSCLQKQFLEINILTSCYNRTKSNVSCSVDSNDEDSILSSTDVEQNRQKKTRKQSNNKKDNSALERIADAFCKRNTEAPIVLPDPPENDEVDAIVAVVETRLRKLPRNILDDTAQKLFQLTYELIKNIS, encoded by the exons atgcAAGATtcgaataaagaaaatgaaaatgatgac GTATTTGACCTATCAGTACAGACATGTGGACTCTGCGAAACCATATGTGATGCAGATTACATCAACCAACATGAGTGTCTTCAAGGATATCCTAATTATTATACTGACCcaaatacttattatttttatccgatGTGCG aAGATGGAAGTATTTTAAGAAGAAGTGCAATTGATGATCAAGAAGTAACGGTACAAGAAAGTTTAGAaaacataacaaataaaagaaaaaatacaaggaaaaaattaagtattacaGAAAAGCAGGAGTTGCTTATAGAATTAGaagaacaattaattttagaagtACAGGCACGCGAAGCATTATGGAATCCACAATTGGATTTGTCACTCCGTAGCAGAAAAGCAACGGCACAATTATGGAAAGAAATTTCTGAAGCATTAAATG GAAAACTGTCGGACAAAGAAGCAAAGACAAAGTTTAAATCCCTGCATGATACATACAGAAGAATTGTTAGCAATGAATCGTTGGCTAGTGGTTCAGAAAGACTTGCTAAAATGAGCAAATGGCAACACTACGATAATTTATCGTTTTTGCGTGACTCATGCCTACAAAAACA atttttggaaattaacattttaactaGCTGTTATAATAGAACAAAATCAAATGTATCATGCAGCGTAGATAGTAATGATGAAGACTCAATTCTCAGTTCTACAGATGTGGAACAAAATAGACAAAAAA aaacaagAAAAcaaagcaataataaaaaagataattcagCTCTGGAGAGAATTGCTGATGCTTTCTGTAAAAGAAATACGGAGGCACCCATTGTTTTACCTGATCCTCCAGAAAACGATGAAGTGGACGCAATTGTAGCTGTAGTGGAAACAAGACTGAGAAAACTTCCACGAAACATATTGGATGATACAGCGCAGAAACTTTTTCAACTAACGTATGagctcataaaaaatatttcttga
- the LOC139821954 gene encoding uncharacterized protein isoform X6, which yields MQDSNKENENDDVFDLSVQTCGLCETICDADYINQHECLQGYPNYYTDPNTYYFYPMCEDGSILRRSAIDDQEVTVQESLENITNKRKNTRKKLSITEKQELLIELEEQLILEVQAREALWNPQLDLSLRSRKATAQLWKEISEALNGKLSDKEAKTKFKSLHDTYRRIVSNESLASGSERLAKMSKWQHYDNLSFLRDSCLQKQNKKTKQ from the exons atgcAAGATtcgaataaagaaaatgaaaatgatgac GTATTTGACCTATCAGTACAGACATGTGGACTCTGCGAAACCATATGTGATGCAGATTACATCAACCAACATGAGTGTCTTCAAGGATATCCTAATTATTATACTGACCcaaatacttattatttttatccgatGTGCG aAGATGGAAGTATTTTAAGAAGAAGTGCAATTGATGATCAAGAAGTAACGGTACAAGAAAGTTTAGAaaacataacaaataaaagaaaaaatacaaggaaaaaattaagtattacaGAAAAGCAGGAGTTGCTTATAGAATTAGaagaacaattaattttagaagtACAGGCACGCGAAGCATTATGGAATCCACAATTGGATTTGTCACTCCGTAGCAGAAAAGCAACGGCACAATTATGGAAAGAAATTTCTGAAGCATTAAATG GAAAACTGTCGGACAAAGAAGCAAAGACAAAGTTTAAATCCCTGCATGATACATACAGAAGAATTGTTAGCAATGAATCGTTGGCTAGTGGTTCAGAAAGACTTGCTAAAATGAGCAAATGGCAACACTACGATAATTTATCGTTTTTGCGTGACTCATGCCTACAAAAACA aaacaagAAAAcaaagcaataa
- the LOC139821954 gene encoding uncharacterized protein isoform X3: MQDSNKENENDDVFDLSVQTCGLCETICDADYINQHECLQGYPNYYTDPNTYYFYPMCEDGSILRRSAIDDQEVTVQESLENITNKRKNTRKKLSITEKQELLIELEEQLILEVQAREALWNPQLDLSLRSRKATAQLWKEISEALNGKLSDKEAKTKFKSLHDTYRRIVSNESLASGSERLAKMSKWQHYDNLSFLRDSCLQKQTKSNVSCSVDSNDEDSILSSTDVEQNRQKKTRKQSNNKKDNSALERIADAFCKRNTEAPIVLPDPPENDEVDAIVAVVETRLRKLPRNILDDTAQKLFQLTYELIKNIS; the protein is encoded by the exons atgcAAGATtcgaataaagaaaatgaaaatgatgac GTATTTGACCTATCAGTACAGACATGTGGACTCTGCGAAACCATATGTGATGCAGATTACATCAACCAACATGAGTGTCTTCAAGGATATCCTAATTATTATACTGACCcaaatacttattatttttatccgatGTGCG aAGATGGAAGTATTTTAAGAAGAAGTGCAATTGATGATCAAGAAGTAACGGTACAAGAAAGTTTAGAaaacataacaaataaaagaaaaaatacaaggaaaaaattaagtattacaGAAAAGCAGGAGTTGCTTATAGAATTAGaagaacaattaattttagaagtACAGGCACGCGAAGCATTATGGAATCCACAATTGGATTTGTCACTCCGTAGCAGAAAAGCAACGGCACAATTATGGAAAGAAATTTCTGAAGCATTAAATG GAAAACTGTCGGACAAAGAAGCAAAGACAAAGTTTAAATCCCTGCATGATACATACAGAAGAATTGTTAGCAATGAATCGTTGGCTAGTGGTTCAGAAAGACTTGCTAAAATGAGCAAATGGCAACACTACGATAATTTATCGTTTTTGCGTGACTCATGCCTACAAAAACA AACAAAATCAAATGTATCATGCAGCGTAGATAGTAATGATGAAGACTCAATTCTCAGTTCTACAGATGTGGAACAAAATAGACAAAAAA aaacaagAAAAcaaagcaataataaaaaagataattcagCTCTGGAGAGAATTGCTGATGCTTTCTGTAAAAGAAATACGGAGGCACCCATTGTTTTACCTGATCCTCCAGAAAACGATGAAGTGGACGCAATTGTAGCTGTAGTGGAAACAAGACTGAGAAAACTTCCACGAAACATATTGGATGATACAGCGCAGAAACTTTTTCAACTAACGTATGagctcataaaaaatatttcttga